Genomic DNA from Amycolatopsis alba DSM 44262:
AGACGTTGCTGACCGACCAGGACGTCATCATCTCCGACGAGCTCAACCACGCGTCGATCATCGACGGCGTCCGGCTGTGCAAGGCGAAGCGGATGCGCTACCGCAACCGCGACGTCGCGGACCTGGAAGCCAGGCTGAAGGAGGCCTCCGGTGCGCGGTACCGGATGATCGCCACCGACGGCGTGTTCTCGATGGACGGCTACCTCGCGCCGCTCGACGAGATCTGCGCGCTGGCCGAGCGCTACGACGCGCTGGTCATGGTCGATGACTCGCACGCCGTCGGCTTCACCGGCCCGACCGGCCGTGGCACGCCGGAGCTGTTCGGCGTCCAGGACAAGGTCGACGTGCTGACCGGCACCCTCGGCAAAGCGCTCGGCGGGGCGAGCGGCGGCTACACCTCGGGCCGCGCGGAGATCGTCGAGATGCTGCGCCAGCGTTCGCGGCCGTACCTGTTCTCGAACTCGCTGGCGCCGTCGATCACCGCCGCCGCGCTCGCCACGCTGGAACTCCTGGGCTCCTCGGGTGAGCTGCTGACCAAGCTGCGGGCGAACACCGAGCTGTTCCGCCGCCGGATGACCGAAGCGGGCTTCGACCTGCTCCCCGGCGAGCACCCCATCATCCCGGTGATGATCGGCGACGCCGCCAAGGCGGGCAGGATGGCGGATCTGCTGCTCGACCAGGGCATCTACGTGGTCGGCTTCTCGTACCCGGTGGTTCCGCACGGTAAGGCCCGGATCCGGACGCAGATGTCGGCGGCGCATTCGACCGAGGACGTGAACCGGGCCGTCGACGCGTTCGTGACAGCAAGGTCCATGATGGAGGAATGATCGATCCGCGACGGCTGCGCGTGCTGCGCGCCCTCGCCGACCACGGCACCGTGACGGCGGCGGGACAGGCGCTGCACCTGACGCCGTCCGCGGTCTCCCAGCAGCTGGCCGCCCTCGAAGCCGAGTGCGGCCAGCAGCTGCTCCGCCGGTGGGGCAGGCGGGTTTCGCTGACCTCCGCCGGCGAGCTGATGGTGGTACACGCCAACGCCGTCGCCGCCGAACTGGAACGGGCGCACGCCACGCTGGCCGCGCTCGACTCCGGTGTCCAGGGGATGGTGCGGCTGGCGAGTTTCGCCTCCGCGATCACCATGGTCGTCGCACCGGCCATCGCCTCGCTGCGCGCCGGTTCGCCAGGGGTCTCCATTCAGGTGCAGGACGTCGAGGGGCACGCGAGCATCCCGCTGCTGCTCGACGGCGAGGTCGATCTGGCGATCACCGAGGAGTACCGGCTCTCGCCACGGACGGATGAAAGCAGGCTCACCCGGTTCCCGTTGTACGTGGAGCCGTTCGACGTCGTGCTGCCCACCGCGCACCGGCTCGCGGAAGCGTCCGAAGTGGACATCGACGAACTCGCCGACGACGACTGGATCGCCCCCAAGCCAGGGAATCCCTGCCGCGACGTGCTGATGATCGCGTGCGCCAACCCGGAGATCCGGCATGTCTCCGACGATTTCCGCGCGATCACCACCCTGGTCGCCGCGGGTGAGGGCGTGGCCTTGGTGCCGCGCAACGCTTTCACCGCGGTCCCCGGTTCGGTCGCCATCCCCTTGCGGGGTGAGCCGCCGCTGCGCCGCGTGTTCGCCGCTGTCCGCCGGGGGAGCGCGGATCACCCGCTGATCAAGGCCGTGCTCGCGGCCCTGCTGGACGCGGCGCCGGGTGATGCGAATGCGGACCGGGGGAGTCGCACTTAGGATCTTGGCACCTGCCGTCGGAGGAAAGACAGGGTGCGGATGCTCCAGATCGATGGCCTCACCTGGACCCTGACGATCGGGTTGATACTCGGGCTCCTGGCACTGGATCTCATTCTCGCGGCCGTGCGGCCGCACAAGGTCGGCTTCGGCGAGGCGGTGGCCTGGTCGATCGGCTACATCCTGGTCGCGGTGGCGTTCGGCGTCTGGCTGACGCTCGCGCACGGCGGCGACTTCGGGCAGCAGTACTTCGCGGGTTACATCGTGGAGAAGAGCCTGTCGGTCGACAACCTCTTCGTCTTCGTGATCATCATGAGCACCTTCGCGGTGCCAGAGGAACATCAGCACAAGGTGCTCACGTTCGGCATCGTCGTCGCGCTGATCATGCGCGCGATCTTCATCGCGCTCGGTGCCACGCTGCTTTCGTTGTTCTCCTTCATGTTCCTGTTGTTCGGGCTGCTGCTGATCTACACCGGGATCCAGCTGTTCCGGCACCGGGACGAGGATCCGGACGTCGAGAACAACGTGGTGGTGCGGACCGCGCGCCGCCTGCTGCCGCTGTCGCAGGATTACGACGGCGGGAAGCTGTTCACCCGGCTCGAAGGCAAGCGGGTGGGCACGCCGCTGGTGGTGGTGCTGCTCGCGATCGGCGGGATCGACC
This window encodes:
- a CDS encoding glycine C-acetyltransferase produces the protein MYGAMRDDLKAGLAEIREAGLYKGERVIQGPQRASVSVADGDVLNFCANNYLGLADHPVLVKAAQEALDRWGFGMASVRFICGTQQPHKELEAKLSEFLGTEDTILYSSCFDANAGLFETLLTDQDVIISDELNHASIIDGVRLCKAKRMRYRNRDVADLEARLKEASGARYRMIATDGVFSMDGYLAPLDEICALAERYDALVMVDDSHAVGFTGPTGRGTPELFGVQDKVDVLTGTLGKALGGASGGYTSGRAEIVEMLRQRSRPYLFSNSLAPSITAAALATLELLGSSGELLTKLRANTELFRRRMTEAGFDLLPGEHPIIPVMIGDAAKAGRMADLLLDQGIYVVGFSYPVVPHGKARIRTQMSAAHSTEDVNRAVDAFVTARSMMEE
- a CDS encoding LysR family transcriptional regulator, with translation MIDPRRLRVLRALADHGTVTAAGQALHLTPSAVSQQLAALEAECGQQLLRRWGRRVSLTSAGELMVVHANAVAAELERAHATLAALDSGVQGMVRLASFASAITMVVAPAIASLRAGSPGVSIQVQDVEGHASIPLLLDGEVDLAITEEYRLSPRTDESRLTRFPLYVEPFDVVLPTAHRLAEASEVDIDELADDDWIAPKPGNPCRDVLMIACANPEIRHVSDDFRAITTLVAAGEGVALVPRNAFTAVPGSVAIPLRGEPPLRRVFAAVRRGSADHPLIKAVLAALLDAAPGDANADRGSRT
- a CDS encoding TerC/Alx family metal homeostasis membrane protein, with the translated sequence MLQIDGLTWTLTIGLILGLLALDLILAAVRPHKVGFGEAVAWSIGYILVAVAFGVWLTLAHGGDFGQQYFAGYIVEKSLSVDNLFVFVIIMSTFAVPEEHQHKVLTFGIVVALIMRAIFIALGATLLSLFSFMFLLFGLLLIYTGIQLFRHRDEDPDVENNVVVRTARRLLPLSQDYDGGKLFTRLEGKRVGTPLVVVLLAIGGIDLLFALDSIPAVFGVTDEPYLVFAANAFALLGLRALYFLVKGLLDRLVYLSAGLAVILGFIGIKLILHWAHVDINENVPEISTPVSLAVIIGILVVVTVASLLKTRNDPSAKAHPGSLRGSRPSEED